The Clostridia bacterium genome segment GAAGGGGATGAATGAACCGTTGAAGGAAGGGACTCCGCCCGGCGCAGGGCCAGCAGGAACTCGATGTTGCCCTCCGCGCCCTTCACGGGCGAATAGGTGAGATCCGTCGGCGTGAACCCCCAGCGCGGCGCATCCTCGATCACGCGCAGGAGCACGGCCTCGTGGACGGCCGGATCTCGCACGACGCCGCGCTTCCCGACGAGGTCAGGGCCGGCCTCGAACTGCGGCTTGACGAGGACCACCGCACGGGCGTCCGGCTTGCACAGCGGCGCGATGACGGGCAGCACCTTTTCCAGACCAATGAAGGAGAGGTCGGCCGTGACGAAGTCGACCGGTTCCGGGACGTGCTCCCGCGTGAGATGGCGCGCGTTCGTGCGCTCCAGCACGCGCACGCGCGGATCCTGGCGCAACTTCCACGCCAGCTGGCCGTAGCCGACATCGACGGCGTACACCGCGCCCGCCCCGTGCTGGAGCAGGCAGTCCGTGAAACCTCCGGTGGAGGCGCCCAGGTCCAGGCACACGCACCCGCGCACGTCGAGCGCGAACTCCCTGAGCGCGTGCTCCAGCTTCAAGCCGCCGCGGCTCACGTAGCGCGGCTCTTCGCCCCGCACCTCGAGCCGCGCCGCCTCCGCCACCCGCCGCCCGGGCTTCGTTTCTCGCTCACCGTCGACGAACACGCGCCCTTCGAGGATGGCCGCCTGCGCCTGCCGCCGGCTGGAGAAGAACCCCCGCTGCACCAGGGCGACGTCGAGACGATCTCCGGTCACGTCAGCCGGCGCTGGCGCCGGCGTCTCGCACCGGGCTCAGCGCCACGCGGCCTCCCTGCACAAGCGCCAGGGCCTGCTCGGCGACGGACTCGGCGTCGAGCCCCATCTCCGCCCGTTGCCGGTCCGGGTCGCCGTGCAGAATGTACTCGTCGGGATAGCCCAGGACGCGCGTGCGGACTCCCCAAAGCCCCTCCTCGCTGAGCAGCTCCAGCACCGCGGAGCCGAACCCGCCGGCCTTCACGCCGTCCTCAAGAGTGACGACGGCCTGCGTTTCCCGCGCCCAATGCAGGATCAGCTCGCGATCGAGCGGCTTCGCGAAGCGCGCGTTGACGACGGTGGCCTCCACGCCGCGCGCGGCGAGGATCTCCGCAGCCTCGAGGGCCGTGTACGCCAGGGGGCCGAGCGCCACGAGCAGCACGTCGCGCCCCTCCCGCAGCACCTCGCCCTTGCCGATGGCCAGCGGCTGGGGCGCCCGCGACAGGTCCACGCCGCGGCCGGACCCGCGCGGGTAGCGCAGGGCGATGGGCCCGTCCTGGTAGTCGAGCGCCGTCAGCAGCATGTCGCGCAGCTCGGCTTCGTCCTTCGGCTGCATGACGACGAAGTTCGGAATCGACCGCAGGTAGGCGATGTCGAACATGCCCTGGTGGCTGTCGCCGTCCGCGCCCACGAGGCCCGCGCGGTCGATGGCGAACACCACCGGCAGGTTCATGCGGCCGACGTCGTGCACGAGGGCGTCGTAGGCCCGCTGCAGGAACGTGGAGTAGATGGCCACGACCGGCTTGCGGCCGCCCAGGGCGAGGCCGGCCGCGAAGACGACGGCGTGCAGCTCGGCGATGCCCACGTCGAAGAAGCGTTCGGGATAGGCCTCCTTGAACGCCTGCGTACCCGTGCCGTCCGGCATGGCCGCGGTGATGGCGACGACCTCCGGACGCGACCGCGCCAGCTCCACGAGCGTGCGGCTGAACACGGCGGTGTACTCCGGCTTGGACGCGGCGGCCGGAAGCGGCTTCCCCGTCGCGACATCGAACGGCTTGAAGCTGTGGCCGGCGTCCGGAGCCTCTTCGGCCGGCTGGAACCCCTTCCCCTTGACGGTGAGCACATGGACGACGACCGGGCCGCCGATGGACTTCGCCTGGCGAAGCGCCTCACGGACGGCAGCGATGTTGTGCCCATCGACCGGCCCCAGGTACGTGAACCCGAGTTCCTCGAACCACATGCCGGGAAGGACCAGGTACTTGAGGCTGTCCTTGAACCGCTCCACGGTCCGCGCCACGCTGGGCCCGATCCTGGGAATGTGGTTCAGCAGCCAGCCGATGTCGTCCTTGAGGCCGCGGTACATGGGCTGGCTGCGGATGCGCTGGAGGTACGTGTGGATGGCGCCGACGTTCGGCGCGATGGACATGGAGTTGTCGTTGAGGACGACGATGAGGTCGGTGCCGAGCGCGCCGGCGTTGTTGAGGCCCTCGTACGCGAGCCCGCCCGTCAGCGCGCCGTCGCCGACGATGGCCACGACGTGATGGCGCTCGCCGGCCAGATCGCGCGCCTTCGCGTAACCGAGCGCCGCCGAGATGGCGGTCGACGCGTGTCCGGCCTCCCAGACGTCGTGCGGGCTCTCCTTGCGCCGCAGGAATCCGCTGAGCCCGCCGGGCTTGCGAAGCGTGTGGAACTCGTGGAAGCGGCCGGTGAGGAGCTTGTGCGGGTAGGCCTGATGGCCGACGTCCCAGACGAGCTTGTCCTTGGGGCTCTGGAACTCCACGTGCAGGGCCAGGGCCAGCTCGACGACCCCCAGGCCCGCGCCCAGGTGGCCGCCGTTTCGCGCGACGGTGTGAATGATCGTCGTGCGGATCTCTTCCGCCAGGCGTTCGAGGTCGGCTGTCGACAACCCGCGCAGATCCTCGGGTCCCTTCAGCTCGCTGAGGCGTCGGCTCAAGCGGAAACCCCCCGGTGGGCTCTCTTCGCATGGAATCATGCCCGTTCGACCCGGCCAAGCTATTCATGGCCGGTCGGGCCGCCGGCGCGTGAAAAGGCCGGCGTGACAAAAAAGATCAGGGCAGGTGGCCACTGGTCGGGTAAACATTGCGGCTTAGGTCCAGCAGGATTTCCCCGGCGTCTCCGGGGCGTCGCCGCCCCGGCGGTTTCCCTTTATGACGCCGCCGCGGCGTCACCGCTCGCGGGGCTGGATTACCACTTAGACCGCACCGTAATCCCCGTCCAGCTTCCTCGGATCGAGGAGCAGCCTAGGAGTTTTCCTCGACGGCCGTGAGTGCGCCTTAGCCTTTTTTGCAGGTGAGGTTTCCCCGGCAGATGCGCGCCGCCCCGGGCCCTGGAACGTCGCGCACGACCCGGCATCCACCCCACCCACTCAAGGCAGGCTACGCTGCACGCAGGGTTCGACCGCATGCAGGTTCTTACCCCGTTTCCGAGCGGGAGCCTTCGGCGCCCCACCCAGAGAACGGGCCTCCGCGGGGACAGGGTCCACGCCCGCATGCCATTGCGGGTCGCCCCGTCCCCTTAACTCCCAGCACCGACCCCCGACTGGGCGTCGGCAGCCGGCACCAGGAACTTC includes the following:
- a CDS encoding TlyA family RNA methyltransferase, translating into MTGDRLDVALVQRGFFSSRRQAQAAILEGRVFVDGERETKPGRRVAEAARLEVRGEEPRYVSRGGLKLEHALREFALDVRGCVCLDLGASTGGFTDCLLQHGAGAVYAVDVGYGQLAWKLRQDPRVRVLERTNARHLTREHVPEPVDFVTADLSFIGLEKVLPVIAPLCKPDARAVVLVKPQFEAGPDLVGKRGVVRDPAVHEAVLLRVIEDAPRWGFTPTDLTYSPVKGAEGNIEFLLALRRAESLPSTVHSSPS
- a CDS encoding 1-deoxy-D-xylulose-5-phosphate synthase, with translation MIPCEESPPGGFRLSRRLSELKGPEDLRGLSTADLERLAEEIRTTIIHTVARNGGHLGAGLGVVELALALHVEFQSPKDKLVWDVGHQAYPHKLLTGRFHEFHTLRKPGGLSGFLRRKESPHDVWEAGHASTAISAALGYAKARDLAGERHHVVAIVGDGALTGGLAYEGLNNAGALGTDLIVVLNDNSMSIAPNVGAIHTYLQRIRSQPMYRGLKDDIGWLLNHIPRIGPSVARTVERFKDSLKYLVLPGMWFEELGFTYLGPVDGHNIAAVREALRQAKSIGGPVVVHVLTVKGKGFQPAEEAPDAGHSFKPFDVATGKPLPAAASKPEYTAVFSRTLVELARSRPEVVAITAAMPDGTGTQAFKEAYPERFFDVGIAELHAVVFAAGLALGGRKPVVAIYSTFLQRAYDALVHDVGRMNLPVVFAIDRAGLVGADGDSHQGMFDIAYLRSIPNFVVMQPKDEAELRDMLLTALDYQDGPIALRYPRGSGRGVDLSRAPQPLAIGKGEVLREGRDVLLVALGPLAYTALEAAEILAARGVEATVVNARFAKPLDRELILHWARETQAVVTLEDGVKAGGFGSAVLELLSEEGLWGVRTRVLGYPDEYILHGDPDRQRAEMGLDAESVAEQALALVQGGRVALSPVRDAGASAG